Genomic segment of Candidatus Bathyarchaeota archaeon:
GCCATGCGCCTGGTACGAGACCAGCGCAGTCTATTAACTCGACTGGGATTAGTCGTATTCCGTCTATGCATGTGGAATTTTTCGGGTTGTCTTTTACGTTAAATTCTTTGCATACGCATGGGGTTCGTACGTAGCCTATTCCTCGATTCGGCTTTATGGTTGTGAATGGATAACTCGCAATCTCCACTGGAACCAGCGTTGCAGCGGAGAAGAACGTGGACTTGCCGGTGTTGGGTTTTCCAACGACGCCAACCATCAAGGCTTTTCCCACAGTCTGTATGGGCACATCGTATAAATGAAACTTCTGGTGAATTATTGACGCTTCAAGAAAACCCACTTAACCTTCTCATAGTTGGTCTTCATCTCTCATTGATACATTCGCGAGACCATATTTCGTTTCAACATAATCAAGTCTTGGTCAACAAGAATAGCTGACGCATGCATTTTGAGTAGACTGAAAAAGAATCTGCACTGAAGAACGACTATCCTTTCTTTGCTGTTTCGACTGAACGGAAGGAAGTAGTTAGACAGTAGAATTTCCAAGTTTCGACGTTATACGTGGATACGATAAGTCTCCATTCATACGAGCATCAATCGAACTCAATCTCTTTCCGTGGTTTTATTATCACTTTGATGGATTCATTCGCATCTGCAACAAGCTGGAAGCCCTTACTTATTTCCGCCAAACTCAATCGATGTGTTATCATATCATGTACATTCACTTTGCGAGAACGAATCAATTCTATCGCTCTTTCGAGATCATTAGGAGCAGCAGCATAGGTAGTCGTTAAAGTTGTCTGACTACTCCAAAACTCATTGAAGGGTAGAAAAATATCGACTCCAGGCTCGGTAGGCGCAAAGAAAAGAATAGTGCCTCCAGCATCTATAGATTTCAAAGCCTGTTTGATAGCTGATACGGCTCCTGTACAGACAATAATACGATCAGCGAGTCTGCCTTCGTTAGCTTCTTTTACACGGGCGGATACATCATGCCTAGCATTGATCACAACGTCTGCTCCAGATTTCTTTGCCGCATTCATACGGTATTCGTTGATATCAGTTGCGATTACTCTTTCAACGCCTTTAGCACAGGCAAGCTTTATGTGAAGTAATCCGGAGATACCGCTGCCTATGACGAGAACAGTATGATTTGATTTTATGTTTGCTCTTCTTTGTCCTCTTACAACACAGCCTAAAGGCTCGATAAAAGTTCCATCCTCGAAAGATATTTCATTAGGTAACGAAAATGTTCCACATTCAACATTTATCTTTGGCACACGAACAAATTCAGAGAACCCACCGGGATCAAGGTTCGTATTGTGTAAAATTTCGCATACAGTATGTTGACCATCTAAACAATATAGGCACTTATTACAGGGAACATGATGGGATACAAAAACTCTATCCCCAACTTTGAAATCTTTCACATTATCTCCAATTTCTCCAATTTCTCCAGTCATCTCATGTCCTAGGACTCTCGGCGCCTTCTTGATGCGATACCACTCCATCACATCGCTGCCACAGATGCCACAGGCCATAGTTTTTACCAGCAATTCATTGGGACCAATTTTCGGTTTTGGCATCTCCTCTATTCTAATGTCCTTATTGTTGTAATACATCGCTACTCGCATGATACCAGCAACTACCCTGTTTCTTCTTTCTTGAGACTCTCAAACAATTCATTTGCTTCTTTTGCAGTGGCATTTTCATGAACTACTGCTCTTATAGACTTGATCATTGCAATTGGGTAATCATTTTTCCAAACGTTTCTTCCTAAGTTTACACCTATAGCGCCTTTCTGAATACCATCATAAACAAATTCGAATACCTCAAGTTCCGTGCCTACTTTAGGTCCACCCGCCATAACGACTGGAACAGGGCAACCCTCTACAACCTTTTCAAAGTTTTCACACCAGTAAGTTTTTACTACTCTGGCACCCAGTTCAGCAGCAATTCTACAGGATAAAGCAAGATAACGGGCTTCTCTTTTTCCCAACTCCTTACCTACGGCAGTAACCGCCATTACAGGAATTCCATATTCTTCAGCCTCATCAACGAGTCTTGCAAGATTTAATAATGTCTGATGTTCATATTTGCTGCCAACAAAGATAGAAAGACCTACGGCTGACGCATTAAGACGTATAGCTTCTTTTAGAGATGTGGTTATTCCTTCATTGGCCAGATCTTCTCCAACAATACTTGTACCACCAGATACTCTTAGAATGATGGGTGTTTTACTATTCGGATCTATACATGAACGCAATACGCCTCTCGTGACAAAAATCGCATCGCAATAAGGGAGAAGTGGTTTGACAGTTTCGCCTGGCTTTTCTAATTTTGTAGTAGGTCCTTGAAAATATCCGTGATCTATAGGCAAAAACAAGCAATGACCATCAGGTTGTATTAGCCGTGCCAAACGGTTCTTAATTCCCCAACTCATGATGACACCTCCTTTGGTTAATTGAATAGTTCTTTAACATCAAAAGGTTTTCTAATCCCTCTTCCGCTAAAGGAACCACTTGTATATTATGCGTGCGCATCTGAAGTTCGGCATCTCTGCAACCAAACTTTAAATATCGCTACAAAGTGTCAAATTAAACGGTGCCGCTGAAAAATCAAGCCGCCGTACACGCAACACAAACGTGGGCGAAAGCTCAGTTAGGTAGAGCAACTGACTTTGATAGAGTCTCTGTCAGAGGTTGAAGCTGTTAACCAGTTGGTCGACGGTCCGAATCCGTCCGGCGGCGCCAAAATTATATCTATTCAGCCCTTGCCAACACTAAAACAATGCCAACCACTATTAATACAAAGCCAGCGACTAAAAAGATGCCAGAGAAAGGCTTAACATATCCCGAAGGGGGACTAGTATACGTAAAATAGATGATTATCGCCCCTATGAGGATGGCTATTAACCCAGAGAGTTTCTCGGCTATAGTTAATCCGGAACCAACCTCTTCGCTCATGTCCTACCCTCTATTCTAGGCTTACTTTAGGTTGTGAAAGCGTTATTTTAACCTTATTAAAATACCGATAAGTAGGGCGCTTTACGGAGATTAAATCAGCTAGTCTCTTCCAGCTTCGCAGGCAGATATTTATCAACAATGTATGTATAATAGATTACCTAAAGACTTTTCATTGTTTGCTATGATTGACCTGCAACTATCAAGAGGTACTGTAAGAACGTATAGAAGCTGTCTAAAGATCTTCTTCAAGACGGTCAGGAAGCCAATTACAGAGAACGCTATCAGGAATTTTCTTTGGAACTATAGCCAAAAATACCCTAACAAATCGACTTACTCCAATATGCTGAAAGCCTTGAAATGTTACTTCAAACGCTATCTTAGGTTGGATATAACTAACTCCTTCAAATTTCCCAAACAGACTTACACTCCTAAAAGAGTGCCTGCCAAAGAACAGCTACAAGAATTCTATGCAGCATTACCCACATTAAAGGAACGTACCCTGTTTCTTCTTTATGCTACTAGTGGTTTACGAAAGAGTGAAATTATGTCAATGAAGTTGAAAGACTTGGATTTGGACAGTCGAATGATTATTCCAAATGTTCATGGGGGCAATACGAAAAAGTCATGGATTGGTTTCTTTAACGAAGAGGCTCAAGAGGCTCTAGAGAAATATTTAGCGAAGTGTAAACAGAATGCACAATACTACCGTAAAGTTAGAGTTTTTAACCCCTCAAAGAATCCCACTCGATGGAAAGAAGCTAGAGAAAGAACAGGATTAAACGTTACTCCCAGAGTGCTTCGAGACTGGTTCTGTTGCCAAATGGGGGAACTAAGTGTTCCAGACAGATACATTGATGCTTTCTGTGGTAGAGTACCCAGATCAATACTTGCTAGACACTATACCGACTATAGTCCAGAAAGACTAAAACGAATCTATGATAAAGCAAACCTCAAAGTACTCTCCTAACTCCCCTTTTTTGTGTCAGAAAAAACCTTAGGATAGAGAGAGAAGAAGAACAACATAGTATCTAACCATTTTCCAGTCTCTTTAGTTTCCTTAAAGGCCTCTTTTTCCTTGTAGAATACATTTGATAGTTTACTTATTCTCTCTAACAAGCAAAAAAGAACATTTAGAGTAGATGTTTTGACTATATTCTCCTAAATTGAGAAAAGGGGACTTGTACTTAAAATGGTAAAAGAAGAGATTTAACAGACCGTAGGAGGGAGCTAAGTATGTGAGGGGAAATAGCTCCCTCCTAGGATGTATATGCCTCTCCTTTCTCTCTTAGAGATTGGCAACTTAGACAAAGACGATTGATGCCTAATGAGGTTTGTGAAAGATTCTTCTAGAAGATTTTCAGAACTTCGCTAACATTGGTATTCAATGTTTTTTGTTAATTGCGACTATTTCTTCTTCTATTGACTTCACGATATCCTCTTCAGACGCTGGACCATATAGTTTGATTTTACCGTTGATTAGAGGTTCTTTTGTTCCGTACTTCCTCATGTTTTCAAATGTACCCTCCATCTCAACAATCTTGACTTTGTCACCGAAGCTTTTGGCAACCTTCTTTATCCGATTGTACATGAAAGGACTTACTGGACAGAAGAAGCTTTTGAACAAAGTCACTTCCACTTTGTCTTTTGAAGGCTCATAATTCAAGCTGAGAACTTTTACGCTGATATCGTTTTGTACAAGTGGAAAATACATGACTCTGTATGGAGAATATTCCTTTATTGTCCTGAACCCTTGTTTAGTAAAGAGTTCGTAGTGCATCCATTCTTTGAATTCAGTTGCTGGAACCATTATGCCTTTGACAGCTTGGTTCTTGAGATCTTCTTTTATGTAGTCAAACATCATTCTGCCGAAGCCTTTGTGCAGATAGTCTTGAAGCAAATAAGTGCAATAGATGCAGGCTACTCCTAGTTCAATGTCATATGGAAGGAGTGCCTTTCCTGACATTGCAAAGTAGATGTGGCCAACTACCTTCTCCCCATCAAGGAGGTGGTATCCTTCAACATGCTCATTCATGTTCGCTTCAAACCATTCCTTTGACTCGGGTAGACCTTCAGCATACGGAGATTGAGCAGGTATACAACAATAGGTTGCCCTCATATTGGTTGAGTTAACTTTCTTGACCTGCAAAGCTCACCCCTATAAGCTAATTATCTTTTAGTGAACTTATGGTTTGCTAAGAGAACACGTATACATGGTGTTTTCCCTTTGTCAGGATGCTTTGAAAAAGGGTTGATATTCTAAAATTTTGTAATACGGTGTTACAAAAGTGTTGATGCACTATGTTAGGAGAAATAATCAAAGAAGGCAAAATAGACCCAAAGGAACTTACCTTATCGAAGTATGAAAGCGTTGACATTTGATTTTAACAAACTGTAGTTTCTTCATTGTTCAAGTGGAGTAAATACCTGATTGAAGTAGTTTCTAATGCTCCTTACTATTTCTGGGTCTTCAGTGTAAATGGCAAATTCTCTATGAGTACCTGTGAGGCTAATAGCATTGAAGTCCATTGAACCTACTAGTGCTTTGTTATCAACAACTAGAACTCTGAAGTGACACTCTGGATTCATTGAAATATTCTCTCCACCCAATAATGACATCAGTTCTACATGAGCCCTGTCAACATCTTGTCTTCCTGGTTTACCCTTGAGTTCAGTTGATTTATGAGTCATGATTCGAATGTTAATTCCTTTCTCCTTAAGCACTCTTAGTTTTGGGAGAAGGAGTGTTCCTACCCATCCACAAACCAGTACTTCAACTGTAGCTCCATCTAGCATTGGTTCTATCTTCTTTAATATCTTGTGAGAAGTTTGATCACTAATTAAAAACTGGGTAATTGTTTGTGGAGGTTTTTTCTTCTCTTCTGAAATAAGTGTAGCAGACAATCCTGATTCAAAAATCATTTCTAGAAACCTTTTGGATTCCAAGTAGGCTCTTTGTATATCAAGTTC
This window contains:
- a CDS encoding alcohol dehydrogenase → MRVAMYYNNKDIRIEEMPKPKIGPNELLVKTMACGICGSDVMEWYRIKKAPRVLGHEMTGEIGEIGDNVKDFKVGDRVFVSHHVPCNKCLYCLDGQHTVCEILHNTNLDPGGFSEFVRVPKINVECGTFSLPNEISFEDGTFIEPLGCVVRGQRRANIKSNHTVLVIGSGISGLLHIKLACAKGVERVIATDINEYRMNAAKKSGADVVINARHDVSARVKEANEGRLADRIIVCTGAVSAIKQALKSIDAGGTILFFAPTEPGVDIFLPFNEFWSSQTTLTTTYAAAPNDLERAIELIRSRKVNVHDMITHRLSLAEISKGFQLVADANESIKVIIKPRKEIEFD
- the lsrF gene encoding 3-hydroxy-5-phosphonooxypentane-2,4-dione thiolase codes for the protein MSWGIKNRLARLIQPDGHCLFLPIDHGYFQGPTTKLEKPGETVKPLLPYCDAIFVTRGVLRSCIDPNSKTPIILRVSGGTSIVGEDLANEGITTSLKEAIRLNASAVGLSIFVGSKYEHQTLLNLARLVDEAEEYGIPVMAVTAVGKELGKREARYLALSCRIAAELGARVVKTYWCENFEKVVEGCPVPVVMAGGPKVGTELEVFEFVYDGIQKGAIGVNLGRNVWKNDYPIAMIKSIRAVVHENATAKEANELFESLKKEETG